The genomic interval ATTATCGGCAAGCAAGGTTTTAAATTTGGTTGCGTAAAAGTCCTTGTCAAGCTCTTCCCGCGTGTAATTATTCGCCAAAAAATTGATAAGCACATACCATGTATCTACCCACAGGTGCGTAGGTTTATGGCTCCACGCCTCAAACATGTCATTTTCTTGCTGGTAAGGATTTTTAGCGGCAATTTTTTTATCCGCATCACGCATCCATTTCAATACATCATGGATGATTTGCTCGGTAAGCGGTCGGTTATCGCTGCAAACTTTTTGGATGAGATTAAAGCCCAGCATTTTATCAAGTGCCTTTTGCAGGTAGTCAAAATACTTGCTTTGCTGATTTTGCAAGAGGCTTTGCAGGCGATAATCGCTGATGGTACTGCCTGAAAGACGTGCATGAATATAGTGGACTAAAAATATACGTACCGGTTTATCGAATACATTTCCAAATTCGATAAAGCTGCTGAATTCCTGCTCAAGTTCATAGGCGGTCATGCTTGTAAAACCGCCGCAAACGTGATTTGTTTAGGGTAAAATCATCAGAGTTGTTTTATTTTCCGATTGACTATTTTTTCTTCCAAACAAAACACACAAAATTGTTCGGTGATGTTCCTGCCGTCGGGGTAACGGGTTGGGGGGATAGGGTTGTAATTCGCATAATGCAATAGCACTTTTAGCCCCATTGCCTCATGGCAATAAAAAAACAGTGGCAGTACGCATAATGCAACTGCCACTGTTAAAAAAATTAATCTAATCCAAAGTTCTCGATTACTGCTTCACTAATTTCTCCGTCCAAACTTGGCCGTCTGCCTGACGGATTTGCAGCAGATATACGCCGCCCGCCATGTGGCTCAGGTCAATGGTTTCGTTCATACGGCGACCGCTGATGCTCTGGCGGCTGATAACGCGCCCTTGCATATCGCTGATGACTACTTCGGCTTGGCCATCCACTGCCTGACGACCTTGCAGGGTAAACATACCATTACCCGGGTTAGGATAAACCTTGAAGCCCATTTTTGCCTCTGCTGACGCAGACTCTTCTGCCTCTACTCTACCGTTGGCCGATACGTAGCGTTCGGCTGTGAAGTTACAGTTACCTACCTGTACGGTCAGGCGATACCAACCGGGGATAGCAGCATCCACTACCTGAGTTGTACCTATCGGCTGACCATCGCGTGTCCATGTATTACCTGCGGCAATCGGTGAACGCAAGGTGCGTGTGCCAGTTGCCGAGATACCCTCACCAATACCTAATAGTTGCGTAGCTGACACCAATTGGAAACTTGCCGCAGACGGGATGCCGATGATAGTGCCTTCGGCTGTTGCTACGTCAATGCGCACGCGGTAAGTACCCACAGGCAAATTGTGGGTCTGAGAGCTTACCAAGA from Rhodoflexus caldus carries:
- a CDS encoding T9SS type A sorting domain-containing protein encodes the protein LVSSQTHNLPVGTYRVRIDVATAEGTIIGIPSAASFQLVSATQLLGIGEGISATGTRTLRSPIAAGNTWTRDGQPIGTTQVVDAAIPGWYRLTVQVGNCNFTAERYVSANGRVEAEESASAEAKMGFKVYPNPGNGMFTLQGRQAVDGQAEVVISDMQGRVISRQSISGRRMNETIDLSHMAGGVYLLQIRQADGQVWTEKLVKQ